The following coding sequences lie in one Caproicibacterium argilliputei genomic window:
- a CDS encoding sialidase family protein has translation MLNVSYMGRQLLVPDSALFPSCHASSIAALPDGRLLCVWFGGAYEGAEDVAIWGTFCENGVWSAPRKIAAQAGLPHWNPVLFVRDDGAVLLFYKVGKCIPSWSTRLTVSTDCGQTWSAPRELVTGDVGGRGPVRNHLLVLPSGRWLAPASLEEGEWRCFADISDDRGSTWHKSAEIRVGFPDTMSEQERRARGVIQPALWESGAGQVHMLMRSSEGCLYRSDSQDEGTTWCPAYATDLPNNNSGICLTRVPDGSLYLVYNPVGADRGPRTPLTLACSQDNGESWRNVFTLEDAPGEYSYPDICWDGHELLVTYTYQRKNIAFWAFQNQ, from the coding sequence ATGCTGAACGTTTCCTACATGGGCAGGCAGCTTCTGGTGCCGGATTCGGCGCTGTTTCCGAGCTGTCACGCTTCCAGCATTGCTGCCCTGCCGGACGGGCGGCTGCTGTGCGTTTGGTTCGGTGGGGCATATGAGGGCGCGGAGGATGTAGCTATCTGGGGGACATTCTGCGAAAACGGTGTCTGGTCCGCGCCACGAAAAATTGCTGCACAGGCGGGGTTGCCACATTGGAATCCGGTGCTTTTTGTACGGGACGACGGCGCGGTGCTGCTCTTTTATAAAGTAGGGAAGTGTATTCCTTCATGGTCGACACGATTGACGGTTTCCACAGACTGCGGGCAGACCTGGTCTGCGCCGCGCGAACTGGTTACCGGCGACGTCGGCGGGCGAGGCCCTGTGCGCAACCACCTGTTGGTGCTTCCCAGCGGGCGGTGGCTGGCGCCTGCGTCCTTGGAGGAGGGCGAGTGGCGCTGCTTTGCGGATATTTCGGATGACCGGGGCAGCACGTGGCACAAAAGTGCGGAAATCAGGGTTGGCTTTCCGGACACGATGTCAGAGCAGGAGCGACGGGCACGCGGTGTGATTCAGCCTGCACTGTGGGAGTCCGGCGCGGGACAGGTGCATATGCTCATGCGCAGCTCGGAGGGGTGCCTTTACCGCAGTGATTCTCAGGACGAAGGTACAACCTGGTGCCCGGCTTACGCAACCGACCTGCCGAACAACAACAGCGGTATCTGCTTGACGCGCGTGCCGGACGGCAGCCTTTACCTGGTTTATAATCCGGTGGGAGCAGACCGTGGCCCCCGCACACCGCTGACCCTTGCCTGCTCACAAGACAACGGCGAAAGCTGGCGGAATGTGTTTACTTTGGAAGATGCGCCCGGGGAGTATTCCTACCCCGACATCTGCTGGGACGGACACGAACTGCTGGTTACTTACACCTATCAACGAAAAAATATTGCGTTCTGGGCATTTCAGAATCAGTAA
- a CDS encoding glycoside hydrolase family 130 protein, with the protein MSKLIGTELKNIPWQDRPAGCTAPVWRYSGNPVIQSNAIPTSNSVFNSAVVPFGSGFAGVFRCDSRGVSMDIYPGFSEDGIHWNISPEPVHFEGDPEVTAREYRYDPRVCFLEDRYYITWCNGYHGPTIGIGYTFDFKTFYQLENAFLPYNRNGVLFPRKIGAHYAMLSRPSDTGHTPFGDIFCSFSPDLTFWGKHRYVMGAVNQDCTAWQSKKIGPGPTPLETDEGWLLIYHGVINTCNGFVYRMGCALLDLDKPWIVKHRSRFYILGPQELYERVGDVPNVTFPCAALSDPATGRIAIYYGCADTVTGLAFTTVDTLLAYMKQYPLEMGTC; encoded by the coding sequence ATGAGTAAATTGATAGGCACAGAGTTGAAAAATATCCCCTGGCAGGACCGGCCTGCCGGCTGCACCGCACCGGTTTGGCGCTACAGCGGCAACCCCGTGATTCAAAGCAACGCGATTCCCACGTCAAACAGCGTCTTTAATTCCGCCGTGGTGCCGTTTGGCTCCGGCTTTGCCGGTGTGTTCCGCTGCGACAGCCGCGGTGTCAGCATGGACATTTACCCCGGATTCAGCGAAGACGGCATTCACTGGAACATTTCGCCCGAACCGGTTCATTTTGAGGGCGACCCGGAGGTTACCGCGCGCGAGTACCGTTACGACCCGCGCGTCTGCTTTTTGGAGGATCGCTATTATATTACCTGGTGCAACGGGTACCACGGTCCAACAATCGGCATCGGCTATACCTTTGACTTCAAGACCTTTTACCAGCTGGAAAATGCCTTTTTGCCGTACAACCGCAACGGTGTGCTGTTTCCCAGAAAAATCGGCGCGCATTACGCCATGCTCAGTCGGCCGAGCGATACGGGCCACACGCCGTTTGGCGACATTTTCTGCAGCTTCAGCCCGGACCTGACGTTTTGGGGAAAGCACCGCTACGTCATGGGCGCAGTGAATCAGGACTGCACCGCGTGGCAGTCCAAAAAAATCGGCCCCGGCCCCACGCCGCTGGAAACGGACGAGGGCTGGCTACTGATTTACCACGGGGTTATCAATACCTGCAACGGCTTTGTGTACCGCATGGGCTGCGCGCTGCTGGATTTGGATAAGCCGTGGATTGTCAAGCACCGCTCGCGGTTTTATATTTTGGGGCCGCAGGAGCTTTACGAGCGCGTGGGCGATGTGCCGAACGTCACGTTCCCCTGCGCGGCGCTTTCTGACCCGGCGACCGGCCGCATTGCCATTTATTACGGCTGTGCCGACACCGTGACAGGACTTGCCTTTACCACAGTCGATACCCTGCTTGCATACATGAAGCAGTATCCGCTGGAGATGGGAACATGCTGA
- a CDS encoding beta-N-acetylhexosaminidase — protein sequence MKFLPLPKKITETGASFFIGPQFVITLDEACGSEQFHAAKQFRTELCAAVCTEVSIEKAARPVGPGLFLRLTEGGEAGAYRLTVTSAGAELSGGSAGLFWGLQTLRQLVRQCGAQWPGLVVEDAPGLQTRGFFYDVTRGQVPTLQTLKDLADRLSFYKINQLQIYVEHTFAWRGFSEAWTGKDPLTAEEILELDEYCRARHIELVPSIATFGHLYEILKTKTFRRFCELEIDDAAPFAWYDRMAHHTLDASNPESLQLVKDLLDQYLPLFTSKQFNIGCDETFDIGCGKSAALAEKVGKDRVYVDFLKEIIAYVQSKGKKVFFWSDIILKSPQYLRELPKGTTCLYWNYGRNINEQEVKTIAESGIDFMVCPGVCGWNMMMNILDGAYENILQMAKYGTRYGAKGMLNTDWGDFGHINLFGSSMPGMATGAALSWNPDDRRDWPEIGRAYARLEFGEASEQLMELLTELEMLQVGTWQDVVCWRESQLLSVARAQQDCERILHMDADKALSGYKKMRELEKQLVGFTAPESRRTDLQEFLCAARGAALMNAACLALKKYAYHVEDTPLALDCGTLAVELELWLRRFGELWRMRNRESELNRIRTTIQDLCAFLRDCACV from the coding sequence ATGAAATTTCTTCCGCTTCCGAAAAAAATAACGGAAACCGGTGCATCATTTTTCATAGGCCCACAGTTCGTCATTACGCTGGATGAAGCCTGCGGCAGTGAGCAATTTCACGCGGCAAAACAATTCCGCACGGAACTGTGCGCCGCTGTCTGCACGGAAGTGTCCATTGAGAAAGCGGCGCGTCCGGTCGGCCCGGGGCTTTTTCTCCGCCTGACCGAGGGCGGGGAAGCGGGTGCGTACCGCCTGACGGTCACTTCGGCGGGGGCAGAGCTTAGCGGCGGCAGTGCCGGCCTTTTTTGGGGGCTGCAGACCCTGCGCCAGCTGGTGCGCCAGTGCGGCGCGCAGTGGCCTGGTCTGGTGGTGGAAGATGCGCCCGGCCTGCAGACGCGCGGCTTTTTCTATGACGTGACGCGCGGCCAGGTGCCCACGCTGCAAACTCTGAAAGACCTTGCCGACCGCCTTTCTTTCTATAAAATCAATCAGCTGCAGATTTACGTGGAGCATACCTTCGCGTGGCGCGGCTTCAGCGAAGCATGGACAGGCAAAGACCCGTTGACCGCAGAGGAGATTCTGGAGCTGGACGAATACTGCCGCGCGCGCCACATTGAGCTGGTGCCGTCCATTGCGACGTTCGGCCATCTTTATGAGATTCTCAAAACCAAGACCTTCCGCCGTTTCTGCGAACTGGAAATTGATGACGCAGCACCGTTCGCGTGGTATGACCGCATGGCGCACCACACGCTGGACGCTTCCAATCCGGAAAGCCTGCAGCTTGTGAAAGACCTGCTGGACCAGTACCTGCCGCTGTTTACATCCAAGCAGTTTAACATCGGCTGCGACGAAACCTTTGACATTGGCTGCGGCAAAAGTGCGGCGCTTGCCGAAAAAGTCGGCAAAGACCGCGTTTATGTGGATTTTCTCAAAGAGATTATCGCCTATGTGCAGAGTAAGGGCAAAAAGGTCTTTTTCTGGAGTGACATCATTCTGAAAAGTCCGCAGTACCTGCGCGAGCTGCCCAAAGGCACCACCTGCCTGTACTGGAACTATGGGCGGAACATCAACGAACAGGAAGTCAAAACCATTGCAGAGTCCGGCATTGACTTTATGGTCTGCCCCGGCGTGTGCGGCTGGAACATGATGATGAATATTCTGGACGGTGCGTATGAAAATATCCTGCAGATGGCAAAGTACGGCACCCGCTACGGTGCAAAGGGAATGCTCAACACCGACTGGGGTGATTTCGGACACATCAATCTGTTCGGCAGCTCCATGCCCGGCATGGCGACCGGCGCTGCCCTGTCCTGGAATCCGGACGACCGGCGCGACTGGCCGGAAATCGGCCGCGCTTACGCCCGATTGGAGTTTGGCGAGGCGTCCGAGCAGCTGATGGAACTGCTCACCGAACTGGAAATGCTGCAGGTCGGTACCTGGCAGGATGTGGTGTGCTGGCGGGAGTCGCAGCTGCTCTCAGTTGCGCGTGCTCAGCAGGACTGCGAACGCATCCTGCATATGGACGCGGACAAAGCACTCAGCGGTTACAAAAAGATGCGGGAGCTGGAAAAGCAACTGGTCGGCTTCACCGCGCCGGAGTCACGCCGCACAGATCTGCAGGAGTTTCTCTGCGCGGCGCGCGGCGCTGCTTTGATGAACGCCGCCTGCCTTGCGCTTAAAAAATACGCCTACCATGTGGAAGACACCCCGCTTGCGCTGGACTGCGGTACCCTTGCCGTGGAGCTGGAGTTGTGGCTGCGCCGTTTCGGCGAGTTGTGGCGGATGCGCAATCGCGAAAGCGAGCTTAACCGCATCCGCACTACCATACAGGACCTGTGTGCATTCCTACGGGACTGTGCCTGTGTTTAA
- a CDS encoding carbohydrate ABC transporter permease — MDRNSDEFGAKVARVGQKVFLHDIILNVVMIVLSLIFLAPVVLVYIVSFSSTESIQKIGYSFIPQSWSLDGYKYLFGSSQQLINSLGVSLFVTLAGTVLTVVVTGMIAYVIYRKDFKYRKQLTFYLFFTMLFSGGMVPSYIVNTNLLHLGDNILVLFLPTLCGAWNAIILRTFYTQSIPDSLVEAAKIDGADEWVIFFKIVIPIAKPALATIGLFSLVGLWNDWFTGLLYINTAAKEPLQVLLQKMQSNLDFLTTNSTFSSSADGIRMALNMPTDSVRMALTVLIMTPILFAYPFFQKYFVRGITIGSVKG, encoded by the coding sequence ATGGATAGAAATTCGGACGAATTTGGAGCCAAAGTGGCCAGAGTTGGCCAGAAGGTCTTTTTGCACGATATCATTTTAAATGTCGTAATGATTGTTTTGTCCCTCATTTTTTTGGCACCGGTGGTGCTGGTATATATTGTGTCGTTCAGCAGCACCGAAAGTATTCAGAAAATCGGCTACAGCTTCATTCCGCAGTCGTGGTCGCTGGACGGCTACAAGTACCTTTTCGGCAGCTCACAGCAGCTGATAAACTCCCTGGGGGTTTCACTGTTTGTTACGCTGGCCGGCACTGTGCTGACCGTGGTGGTCACGGGCATGATTGCTTATGTGATTTACCGGAAAGACTTTAAGTACCGCAAGCAGCTTACGTTTTATCTGTTCTTTACCATGTTGTTTTCCGGCGGCATGGTTCCGTCCTACATTGTAAACACCAACCTTCTGCACTTGGGTGATAACATTCTGGTGCTGTTTTTACCCACTCTGTGCGGCGCGTGGAATGCCATCATCCTGCGTACGTTTTACACGCAGTCCATTCCGGACTCTTTGGTGGAAGCGGCAAAAATCGACGGCGCTGACGAATGGGTAATCTTCTTTAAGATTGTCATTCCCATTGCCAAGCCGGCGCTCGCCACCATCGGGCTGTTCTCGCTGGTCGGCTTGTGGAATGACTGGTTCACCGGTCTGCTTTACATCAATACGGCGGCAAAAGAACCGCTGCAGGTGCTGCTGCAGAAGATGCAGTCAAACCTGGACTTCCTGACGACAAACTCCACCTTTTCCAGTTCGGCGGACGGCATACGCATGGCGCTGAATATGCCGACCGACAGTGTTCGCATGGCGCTGACCGTGCTCATTATGACACCGATTCTGTTTGCGTACCCGTTCTTCCAGAAATACTTCGTGCGCGGCATTACCATCGGCAGCGTAAAGGGCTGA
- a CDS encoding glycoside hydrolase family 35 protein, which translates to MHRFAVEGSHFLLDGKPFRILSGAVHYFRVVPAYWKDRLQKLAACGLNTVETVVPWNLHEPAPGQFCFTGVADLEAFIRTAGSLGLQVILRPSPYICAEWDFGGLPAWLLNVEGMEVRCCNKPFLQRVESYYDELFRRLHPLLCGQGGPVIALQIENEYGSYGDDKAYLVWLRDALRKRCGDTLLFTSDGPTEELLRGGTLPDVLKTVNFGSGSCGAFAELRRVQPDAPLVCMEYWNGWFDHWGTPHIRRESDDAAKELDAILESGASVNLYMFHGGTNFGFYSGANQQEAYEPDVTSYDYDAPVSEEGDLTLKYFSFQSVLAKHGASALQTLPPPLPRRAFGSLSLDGAQGLFHCLDALSTPVSSAVPLSMEALGQSFGFVLYRTRVSGPRASCELKIRGLRDRAMFFVNGAFSASLYREGKEQSAVLSLPQESNTLDILVENMGRVNYGPDTAQRKGILDGVLLGCQKHFGWQMYPLALDNPEQIPFRGEASKHEPTFYRFYLETQEPADTYFDAAGWSKGCVFVNGFSLGRYWNIGPQKTLYLPAPLLHKGRNEILVFDLEGGAHPVLHLTGERCLG; encoded by the coding sequence ATGCACCGATTTGCTGTGGAAGGCAGCCACTTTTTGCTGGACGGAAAGCCGTTTCGGATCCTGTCCGGTGCGGTTCACTATTTCCGCGTGGTACCCGCCTACTGGAAAGACCGCCTGCAGAAGCTGGCTGCCTGCGGATTGAATACGGTGGAAACCGTTGTGCCGTGGAACCTGCACGAACCTGCGCCCGGTCAATTTTGCTTTACGGGTGTTGCGGATTTGGAGGCGTTCATCCGCACCGCCGGCTCACTTGGTCTGCAGGTCATTCTGCGGCCCAGCCCGTATATCTGTGCGGAGTGGGATTTCGGCGGTTTGCCCGCGTGGCTGCTGAACGTGGAGGGGATGGAGGTTCGATGCTGCAACAAGCCGTTCCTGCAGCGTGTGGAAAGCTATTATGATGAATTGTTCCGCCGCCTGCATCCGCTGCTTTGTGGGCAGGGCGGGCCGGTCATCGCCCTGCAGATTGAAAACGAATATGGCAGCTACGGCGATGACAAAGCCTATTTGGTGTGGCTGCGCGATGCGCTGCGAAAGCGCTGCGGTGACACACTGCTGTTTACCTCAGACGGCCCGACAGAAGAGCTTCTGCGTGGCGGCACCCTGCCCGACGTCCTGAAAACTGTCAATTTCGGTTCCGGAAGCTGCGGCGCGTTTGCCGAACTTCGGCGTGTACAGCCGGATGCACCCCTGGTCTGCATGGAGTATTGGAACGGTTGGTTTGACCACTGGGGCACACCGCACATCCGGCGCGAGTCGGACGATGCGGCAAAGGAACTGGACGCTATCTTGGAAAGCGGTGCGTCTGTCAATCTGTATATGTTCCACGGCGGTACCAACTTCGGCTTTTACAGCGGCGCCAATCAGCAGGAAGCCTATGAACCGGATGTGACCAGTTACGACTATGACGCGCCGGTCAGCGAAGAGGGTGATTTGACACTGAAATACTTTTCGTTTCAGAGTGTGCTGGCAAAGCACGGCGCGTCGGCCCTGCAGACGCTGCCGCCGCCGCTGCCGAGAAGGGCGTTCGGTTCGCTGTCGCTGGATGGTGCACAGGGACTTTTCCACTGTCTGGACGCACTTTCCACGCCGGTCAGCAGCGCGGTGCCGCTTTCGATGGAGGCACTGGGGCAGTCCTTTGGTTTTGTGCTGTATCGCACGCGCGTGAGTGGCCCGCGCGCTTCCTGTGAGCTAAAAATTCGCGGTCTGCGCGACCGCGCAATGTTTTTTGTAAACGGCGCATTTTCCGCTTCGCTGTACCGCGAGGGGAAAGAGCAGTCTGCTGTGCTTTCCCTGCCGCAAGAAAGCAATACGCTCGACATTCTGGTGGAGAATATGGGTCGCGTCAACTACGGCCCGGACACGGCACAGCGGAAAGGGATTCTTGATGGTGTTCTGCTTGGCTGCCAGAAGCACTTTGGCTGGCAGATGTATCCGCTTGCTTTGGATAATCCCGAACAAATTCCGTTTCGCGGGGAGGCTTCCAAGCACGAGCCAACGTTTTATCGCTTTTATCTGGAAACGCAGGAGCCGGCGGATACGTACTTTGACGCGGCGGGCTGGAGCAAAGGCTGTGTATTTGTCAACGGATTTTCCCTTGGCCGGTACTGGAACATCGGACCGCAGAAAACGCTGTATCTGCCTGCGCCGCTGCTGCACAAGGGACGAAATGAAATTTTGGTGTTTGACCTGGAGGGCGGCGCTCACCCGGTGCTGCACTTGACGGGAGAGCGCTGCTTAGGGTAG
- a CDS encoding ABC transporter permease: MLHFGQGFRKEFKKHWQLFLLATPGVILLFFFAYLPMFGIVIAFKSYNYMQGLLGSPWCGFDNFKFLFASNTAWQITKLTLGYNFLFILLGLVLPVMLALAFNEIRRPLASKIYQTISIMPNFLSWVIMSYIGLALLNNNGFINSVLHMLGKESVYFYSDPNYWPAILILVSQWKGIGYSSVVYLACICGISTEYYEAAILDGASKWQQIWYITLPSLKPMMVITTIMALGHIFNSDFGLFYQMPLNLGQLYPATETIDVYVYNALQSMGNVNMSAAASVFQSAVGFVTILLANAAIRKIDNENALF; this comes from the coding sequence ATGTTGCATTTTGGTCAAGGGTTCAGAAAAGAGTTCAAAAAACACTGGCAGCTGTTTCTGCTGGCAACGCCGGGGGTCATCCTGCTCTTCTTCTTTGCATATTTGCCGATGTTCGGCATCGTGATTGCATTTAAGAGCTATAATTACATGCAGGGCCTTTTGGGCAGCCCGTGGTGCGGCTTCGACAACTTCAAGTTTCTGTTTGCGTCCAACACGGCGTGGCAGATTACCAAGCTGACACTGGGGTACAACTTTCTGTTTATCCTTTTGGGGCTTGTGCTGCCGGTCATGCTGGCGCTGGCGTTCAATGAGATCCGCCGCCCACTGGCATCAAAAATTTACCAGACAATTTCTATTATGCCGAACTTTCTGTCGTGGGTAATCATGTCCTACATCGGTCTGGCGCTGCTCAACAACAACGGCTTCATCAACTCGGTGCTGCATATGCTCGGCAAGGAGTCCGTGTACTTCTACTCCGACCCGAACTACTGGCCGGCCATTTTAATTCTGGTTAGTCAGTGGAAGGGTATCGGGTACAGCAGCGTGGTGTATCTGGCGTGCATCTGCGGCATCAGCACAGAATACTACGAAGCAGCGATTCTGGACGGCGCATCCAAGTGGCAGCAGATCTGGTACATTACGCTGCCGTCCTTAAAGCCGATGATGGTGATTACCACCATCATGGCGCTGGGGCACATTTTCAACTCGGATTTCGGCCTTTTCTATCAGATGCCTTTAAATCTGGGGCAGTTGTATCCGGCGACGGAAACCATTGATGTTTACGTTTACAATGCCCTGCAGTCGATGGGCAACGTCAATATGTCCGCTGCTGCCAGCGTGTTCCAGTCTGCAGTCGGATTCGTGACGATTCTGCTGGCCAATGCGGCCATCCGGAAGATCGACAACGAAAACGCTTTGTTCTGA
- a CDS encoding glycoside hydrolase family 18 protein yields MPNEILAGYCINENVKDMTADDAQKLTHLNIAAGTVQDGRAVLVSEEGVSCIPQLRQWNPALKCSVCFGGEFSTPCLTAEGRRQIAGDLAAIVRRCGLDGVDIDWEYPCCGENGLEADPADRENYTLLLQEIRAQLETAGQGLLLTSAVGAGQYFLDSTQMQQAQEFLDYVYIMTYDLRGAFQVLTGHHTNLYAPVGDIFLDSADAAARAYAAAGVPKSKIAIGMAFYTRVWKGVPNRYNGYLQIAKTRGEYGPHYDELLTGYINQNGYTRYWDDVCKAPYLFNGDTFISYDDEQSIRCKCAYVRQHGYAGVFYWEHGCDTTRTLLHAAYQSLYQEEEQQ; encoded by the coding sequence ATGCCGAATGAAATTCTGGCAGGCTACTGCATCAATGAAAACGTCAAGGATATGACGGCGGACGATGCGCAGAAGTTGACCCACTTGAATATTGCCGCCGGTACGGTGCAGGACGGCCGCGCGGTTTTGGTTTCGGAGGAGGGGGTTTCCTGTATTCCGCAGCTGCGGCAGTGGAATCCCGCACTGAAATGCTCTGTCTGCTTCGGCGGGGAGTTTTCCACGCCCTGTCTGACTGCGGAGGGCCGCCGGCAGATTGCCGGAGACCTGGCGGCGATTGTCCGCCGCTGCGGTCTGGATGGGGTCGACATTGACTGGGAGTACCCCTGCTGTGGGGAGAATGGTTTGGAAGCAGACCCTGCCGACCGCGAAAATTACACCCTGCTGCTGCAGGAAATCCGCGCGCAGCTGGAAACTGCCGGGCAGGGGCTGCTTTTGACCAGTGCTGTGGGTGCGGGGCAGTATTTTTTGGACAGCACGCAGATGCAGCAGGCGCAGGAGTTCCTTGACTATGTTTATATTATGACGTATGATTTGCGCGGAGCGTTTCAGGTGCTGACCGGGCACCACACCAATCTGTACGCGCCGGTCGGGGATATCTTCCTTGACAGTGCCGATGCTGCCGCACGCGCGTATGCGGCAGCCGGCGTGCCGAAAAGCAAGATTGCCATCGGCATGGCGTTTTACACACGCGTATGGAAAGGGGTTCCCAACCGGTACAACGGCTACCTGCAGATTGCCAAGACGCGCGGCGAGTACGGCCCGCATTATGATGAACTGCTGACCGGCTACATCAATCAAAATGGCTACACCCGTTACTGGGACGACGTGTGCAAAGCGCCGTATCTGTTTAACGGCGATACCTTTATTTCTTATGATGACGAGCAGTCCATTCGGTGCAAATGCGCCTATGTGCGCCAGCATGGTTACGCAGGCGTATTTTACTGGGAGCATGGTTGCGACACCACGCGGACGCTGCTGCACGCAGCGTATCAATCCCTGTATCAAGAGGAGGAACAGCAGTGA
- a CDS encoding ABC transporter substrate-binding protein, translated as MKRTATRMKRTVSAVLSAAMVLSLSACGSGSTKSASGAKTSDTGATTTLEWYMYLDSIEPDQSKVIDKLNEYLKKKINVTVNAHFFEAGEYGTKMPVIISSGQNYDICFSSTWGTPNYTQTATTGAFMKLDEATLKKYAPETVAAIPQKVWDSAKVNGTLYGIPNYKEDGMQYGLMVNKDIATKYGIDYSKVKSWKDLESVLSELHKKAPSITGLDPASLWGVANFTMAAGPNVGAVNIPGQTVFANQKENTVFNQYETSEFKDFCTTLHNWYKAGYLPQNPQTYSDDTRNADDKAGRLFSWVIGYAPDYEKTYSETVGHNEDYVPLTPVLFQGASNFQCISANSQHKEAALKFLNLVNTDKTVGNLLRHGIEGTHYTLDNGQVKQTSKAYGYDMGWQFGNVFNQDWVNTYPKDIAQSYKDWNAQAIDNPLLGYSFDDSKMKNQIAALSNVIQQYQGPLVLGAVDPNTTLNTFLNGMKQNGVDELLKEEQTQVNAFLKKS; from the coding sequence ATGAAGCGAACAGCAACACGAATGAAAAGAACAGTCAGTGCAGTGCTTTCCGCGGCGATGGTTCTCTCCCTCTCCGCCTGCGGCAGCGGTTCCACCAAGTCGGCCTCCGGTGCGAAAACGTCGGACACCGGCGCCACCACCACGCTGGAGTGGTATATGTATTTGGATTCCATTGAGCCGGACCAGTCCAAGGTGATTGACAAACTGAACGAGTATCTCAAGAAAAAGATCAACGTGACGGTAAACGCACACTTCTTTGAGGCGGGCGAGTACGGCACCAAAATGCCGGTAATCATTTCTTCCGGTCAAAATTACGACATCTGCTTCTCATCAACCTGGGGCACCCCGAATTACACCCAGACTGCCACCACGGGCGCTTTCATGAAGTTGGACGAAGCCACCCTGAAAAAGTACGCACCCGAAACCGTTGCGGCCATTCCGCAGAAGGTTTGGGACAGCGCAAAGGTCAACGGTACCCTGTATGGCATCCCGAACTATAAGGAAGACGGTATGCAGTATGGCTTGATGGTCAACAAAGACATTGCCACCAAGTACGGCATCGATTACAGCAAGGTAAAAAGCTGGAAAGACCTGGAGAGCGTTCTAAGCGAGCTGCACAAGAAAGCGCCGAGCATCACCGGTTTGGACCCTGCGTCCCTGTGGGGCGTTGCCAACTTTACCATGGCAGCCGGCCCGAACGTCGGCGCGGTTAACATTCCCGGTCAGACCGTGTTTGCAAACCAGAAGGAAAACACCGTCTTTAACCAGTACGAAACATCAGAATTTAAAGACTTCTGCACCACACTGCACAACTGGTACAAAGCAGGCTACCTGCCGCAGAACCCGCAGACTTATTCTGACGATACCCGCAACGCAGACGACAAAGCAGGCCGCCTCTTCTCCTGGGTAATCGGTTATGCGCCGGATTACGAAAAGACATATTCGGAAACAGTCGGTCACAACGAGGACTACGTCCCGCTGACGCCGGTGTTGTTCCAGGGCGCTTCCAACTTCCAGTGCATTTCCGCAAACTCCCAGCACAAAGAAGCTGCGCTGAAGTTCCTCAACCTTGTCAATACAGACAAGACCGTCGGCAACCTGCTGCGTCACGGCATTGAGGGCACGCACTATACCCTGGACAACGGCCAGGTCAAGCAGACCAGCAAAGCCTACGGCTACGACATGGGCTGGCAGTTCGGCAACGTATTTAACCAGGACTGGGTCAACACCTACCCGAAAGACATTGCGCAGTCCTACAAAGACTGGAATGCGCAGGCGATCGACAACCCGCTGCTCGGCTACTCCTTTGACGACAGCAAGATGAAGAACCAGATTGCCGCGTTGAGCAATGTGATTCAGCAGTACCAAGGCCCGTTGGTGCTGGGTGCGGTTGACCCGAACACGACACTGAACACTTTCTTGAACGGCATGAAACAGAATGGTGTGGACGAGCTGCTGAAAGAAGAGCAGACGCAGGTCAACGCATTCCTGAAAAAATCGTAA